Genomic DNA from Dysidea avara chromosome 10, odDysAvar1.4, whole genome shotgun sequence:
ACATGGTCAATCTTAAATGTTTGTCTACAATTTAAGGTCATTGTACTTAACTATACCACCACAGTGGTTTAGACAATGCTGGGAAAACTACAATTCTAAAGAAATTTAGTGGAGAGGATATTTCGATAATATCACCAACATTGGGGTTTAATATTAAAACACTGGAATATAAGAGGTATATATAGCTTGTAGGCCAATACATGTGATTGACATATTGTGTTTTTGTATTAGCTTCAAACTAAACTTTTGGGATGTGGGTGGTCAGAAGTCTCTAAGATCATACTGGAGGAATTATTTTGAAAGTACAGATGGCCTAATATGGGTAGTGGACAGCGCAGATCGTAGAAGACTGCAGGACTGCAAAGATGAGCTTCATGCTTTACTTTTGGAAGAGGTAAATAGTGAAGTAATTATATTAAATATACGTACATGTGAAGCACTATACCCTACTAATTAGTTGATGAGAAAAATGTTGCACCACTCATTGTTGTTATTATGTAAATATAGAGATTAGCTGGAGCAACTCTCCTAGTGTTTGCTAATAAACAAGACCTACCAGGCTCTTTGTCTGCAGAAGAGATCAAGGAAGTATGATCCTTAGTCTTACAATTTCCAACTATTATTAAATCATGCATACTTTTGCAGTGTTTACAACTGGATATGATCAAGACACATCATTGGCAAATATTGCAGTGTAGTGCTGTGACAGGTGAAAATCTTGTCAATGGAATAGACTGGATCATCTCAGACATAGCATCCAGAATTTTTACTATGGACTAATTTGTATAAATTATATGCACATTTTTATTGTAAATGTTCAGTGTCCATTGTACATAGGCTACTTTAGTTTGCC
This window encodes:
- the LOC136236254 gene encoding ADP-ribosylation factor-like protein 2, giving the protein MGLLTILKKMKQKEKEMRLLILGLDNAGKTTILKKFSGEDISIISPTLGFNIKTLEYKSFKLNFWDVGGQKSLRSYWRNYFESTDGLIWVVDSADRRRLQDCKDELHALLLEERLAGATLLVFANKQDLPGSLSAEEIKECLQLDMIKTHHWQILQCSAVTGENLVNGIDWIISDIASRIFTMD